The Methanocaldococcus jannaschii DSM 2661 genome has a segment encoding these proteins:
- a CDS encoding ABC transporter permease, translated as MYFELAKRNLKRNLLRSILALLGIIIGVAAISSLGILGGGLKQGIMENLGSISNYIIVFPNYQNGYTSFDKRDIEKLRVLNCKVIPVYATSDFVYIKGKNRKAYANIFGIDKNDIKYLNLKVKVSDTSVAVDTFFSNVNDVNVGNQLEIKNISLRICGIYNSTFLFPDNSLILTAKTYRRFYGENNYNYSRIILYVKNINDIDKIKNETDKILNRKEKKCIIISLNSILEAINGVITKVSYFLMGIGAISLLVAGIGIGNVMLMSVVERTTEIGVMRSIGASKKDIIILFLYEALILGVIGSLIGAFLSLFFGYLIVHYLLKTSLSYYAIFYMIIGIIFGILTSLISALYPAYKASKLDPIKSLRNE; from the coding sequence ATGTATTTTGAATTAGCAAAGAGAAATTTAAAAAGAAATTTGTTAAGAAGTATTTTAGCTTTATTGGGGATTATAATAGGGGTTGCGGCAATATCTTCTTTGGGAATATTAGGAGGAGGATTAAAACAAGGAATTATGGAAAATTTGGGGAGCATATCTAACTATATAATTGTTTTTCCAAATTATCAAAATGGTTATACTTCTTTTGATAAAAGAGATATTGAAAAACTGAGAGTTTTAAATTGCAAAGTTATTCCAGTTTATGCTACTTCTGATTTTGTTTATATAAAAGGAAAGAATAGAAAAGCATACGCAAACATCTTCGGCATTGATAAAAATGACATAAAATACTTAAATTTGAAAGTGAAGGTTTCTGACACTTCTGTTGCTGTTGATACGTTCTTTTCTAATGTTAATGATGTTAATGTTGGAAATCAATTGGAGATTAAAAATATCTCATTGAGGATATGTGGGATTTATAACAGCACATTTTTATTCCCAGATAATTCTTTAATTTTAACGGCAAAAACATACAGAAGGTTTTATGGAGAAAATAATTACAATTATTCAAGAATAATCCTCTATGTTAAAAATATAAATGATATTGATAAAATAAAAAATGAAACAGATAAAATTTTAAACAGAAAAGAGAAAAAATGCATAATAATATCTTTAAACTCTATATTGGAGGCGATTAACGGAGTTATAACTAAGGTTTCTTACTTTTTAATGGGTATTGGAGCTATTTCATTGTTAGTTGCTGGTATTGGAATTGGAAATGTTATGTTGATGAGTGTTGTTGAAAGAACAACGGAAATTGGAGTTATGAGAAGCATTGGAGCATCAAAAAAGGACATTATAATTTTATTCCTTTATGAAGCGTTGATATTGGGAGTTATTGGCTCTTTAATTGGGGCATTTTTGAGTTTATTCTTTGGGTATTTGATTGTTCATTATCTGTTAAAAACTTCACTGTCTTATTATGCAATCTTCTATATGATAATTGGCATAATATTTGGAATTTTAACATCTCTGATTTCAGCATTATATCCAGCATATAAAGCATCAAAATTAGACCCAATAAAGTCATTGAGAAATGAATAA
- a CDS encoding tetratricopeptide repeat protein: MDKNFTLEILNLLKNNVLKNRLKIGKELTEMLIDEIDKLIETANEISEEISKNSPNNSSLYDLRLIYNKLSTLYEDIDKLLGEIECILSLSNKDIKNWKLWKNLGDKAYLWKAYYEALFCYNKALELNQNTELLCKKGYALLKLYKRDLAIKYFEKASEKDRNNYKALFGLGKSYYLMSDNKNSIKYFEKVLELNPNDVEALEYLGELYYEEDCEKAINYFKKALELKPDDIDLILKVAFTYFKLKKYKHALKYFEKALKLNPNVFELEQIYESMGRIYIYLGEDEKAIECFEKLKEINLYHYEIYEIIALTYEEVGNIEKAKEFYKKLV, translated from the coding sequence ATGGACAAAAACTTCACATTAGAAATTTTAAACTTATTGAAAAATAATGTTTTAAAAAATAGGTTAAAGATTGGGAAAGAACTTACAGAAATGCTTATTGATGAGATTGATAAGCTAATAGAAACTGCTAATGAAATTTCAGAAGAAATATCAAAAAATAGTCCAAATAATTCGAGTTTGTATGATTTAAGGTTGATATATAATAAGTTATCAACTCTTTATGAAGATATTGATAAATTATTGGGTGAAATAGAGTGTATTTTAAGTTTAAGCAATAAAGATATTAAAAACTGGAAACTTTGGAAAAACCTTGGAGATAAAGCATATCTATGGAAAGCTTATTATGAAGCATTATTTTGTTACAACAAAGCATTAGAGTTAAATCAAAATACAGAACTTCTATGTAAAAAGGGCTATGCTTTATTAAAACTATATAAAAGAGATTTAGCAATAAAATATTTTGAAAAGGCATCGGAAAAAGATAGAAATAACTATAAAGCACTTTTTGGATTGGGAAAGAGCTATTATTTAATGAGTGATAATAAAAATTCAATAAAATACTTTGAAAAAGTTTTAGAATTAAATCCAAATGATGTAGAAGCATTGGAATATTTGGGAGAGTTATATTATGAAGAAGATTGTGAAAAAGCGATAAACTACTTTAAAAAAGCTTTAGAATTAAAACCAGATGATATTGATTTAATTTTAAAAGTTGCCTTTACATACTTCAAATTGAAGAAATATAAACATGCACTAAAATATTTTGAGAAAGCTTTAAAATTAAATCCAAATGTGTTTGAATTAGAACAGATTTATGAATCTATGGGAAGAATATACATTTATTTAGGAGAAGATGAGAAAGCAATAGAATGTTTTGAAAAATTAAAGGAAATAAACCTTTATCATTATGAAATATATGAAATTATTGCTTTAACTTATGAAGAGGTTGGAAATATTGAAAAAGCTAAAGAATTTTATAAAAAGTTGGTGTGA
- a CDS encoding AIR synthase related protein — MENFEYELKMAIEHILETNYPRKAFWHFDDLIDDLKSGIKAGDDAVVIKNMVINMEGPYPLKLGAKTALIHTACDVVAMGAEPKFALNAIQAKNEDEIKLAVDGLRKQSIGLNIPIIGGNTQTVEELKSCISVAVFGELIDENLIIKDGGAKDGDLLIMLGDPVEGDVGERIYKAKKKFDTYLEILENGIKINACKDASRGGWLGNLLEMLIKAKKGAEIKSLPYPRATRYLGTYIIAVPEEEYEKVVDIALKNKCPVVLFGRILEKPKLIIGTKEYISENKMLELIKKFPYKY, encoded by the coding sequence ATGGAAAATTTTGAATACGAGCTAAAAATGGCTATAGAGCATATATTAGAAACAAACTATCCAAGAAAGGCATTTTGGCACTTTGATGATTTAATTGATGATTTAAAAAGTGGAATTAAAGCTGGAGATGATGCAGTAGTTATAAAAAACATGGTTATTAATATGGAAGGGCCCTATCCTTTAAAATTAGGGGCTAAAACAGCTTTAATTCACACTGCCTGTGATGTTGTAGCAATGGGGGCAGAGCCAAAATTTGCATTAAATGCCATTCAAGCAAAAAATGAAGATGAGATAAAGTTGGCTGTTGATGGTTTAAGAAAACAAAGTATAGGACTAAATATTCCAATAATTGGGGGAAATACACAAACGGTTGAAGAATTGAAATCCTGTATTTCAGTAGCTGTTTTTGGGGAGTTGATTGATGAAAATTTGATAATAAAAGATGGAGGAGCTAAAGATGGAGATTTACTAATTATGCTTGGAGACCCAGTAGAGGGAGATGTTGGAGAGAGAATTTATAAAGCAAAGAAAAAATTTGACACATACTTAGAAATCTTAGAGAATGGGATAAAAATAAACGCATGTAAGGATGCATCAAGGGGAGGATGGTTAGGGAATTTATTGGAAATGTTAATTAAGGCAAAAAAAGGAGCTGAGATAAAGTCCCTTCCATATCCAAGGGCTACAAGATATTTAGGGACTTATATAATAGCAGTTCCAGAGGAAGAATATGAAAAAGTAGTAGATATTGCTTTAAAAAATAAATGCCCTGTAGTATTGTTTGGTAGAATATTAGAAAAACCAAAGCTGATTATAGGCACAAAGGAATATATATCTGAAAATAAAATGTTAGAATTAATAAAAAAATTTCCATATAAATATTAG
- a CDS encoding methanogenesis marker 15 protein — MVKIALLTCGAEWSGVYHEIEKAAQKVGGELIFPEVDLSYIDEVEDRLGFKVGSANLKLMFARAMSIIEGNTDAEAVFIATCFRCAEGALVRNEVRKLIQQNTNLPVVMYSFTERTKASELLTRMEALTTIVERKSLLARKKQEGISLGIDSGSTTTKAVVMIDDEVAGTGWIYTKDVIESAKEAVNNALKEAGISLDQVETIGTTGYGRYTVGEYFKADLIQEELTVNSKGAAYLADKQEGEATVIDIGGMDNKAISLYDAIPDGFTMGGICAGASGRFFEITARRLGVSLQELGELAAKGDWRKIKMNSYCIVFGIQDLVTALAEGAKAEDVAAAAAHSVAEQVFEQQLQEVDVRDPVILVGGSSLLKGLVIAMEEVLGRKIIVPRYSQLIGAVGAALLSSGYRYKKMKA, encoded by the coding sequence ATGGTAAAGATTGCATTATTAACATGTGGTGCTGAATGGAGCGGAGTTTATCACGAAATTGAAAAAGCGGCACAAAAAGTTGGTGGAGAACTCATTTTTCCAGAGGTTGATTTATCATATATTGATGAAGTTGAGGATAGATTAGGGTTTAAAGTTGGCTCAGCAAACTTAAAATTGATGTTTGCAAGGGCAATGTCAATTATTGAAGGAAATACAGACGCTGAGGCAGTGTTTATAGCTACATGTTTTAGATGTGCTGAAGGAGCTTTGGTAAGAAATGAAGTTAGAAAGCTTATACAACAAAACACAAATCTGCCAGTAGTTATGTATTCATTCACAGAGAGAACAAAAGCATCTGAGTTATTAACAAGAATGGAGGCATTAACCACAATTGTTGAAAGAAAATCTTTATTGGCAAGAAAAAAGCAGGAGGGAATAAGCTTAGGTATTGACAGCGGTTCTACAACAACAAAGGCAGTTGTTATGATAGATGATGAAGTTGCTGGAACTGGATGGATATATACAAAGGATGTTATTGAATCTGCTAAAGAAGCAGTTAATAATGCTTTAAAAGAAGCTGGCATATCATTAGACCAAGTTGAAACCATTGGAACTACTGGGTATGGTAGATATACAGTTGGAGAATACTTTAAAGCTGATTTAATCCAAGAGGAGCTAACAGTCAATTCAAAAGGAGCAGCATATTTAGCTGATAAGCAAGAAGGAGAAGCAACAGTTATAGATATTGGGGGGATGGACAACAAAGCTATATCTCTATACGATGCCATTCCAGATGGATTTACAATGGGAGGAATCTGTGCTGGGGCAAGTGGTAGGTTCTTTGAGATTACTGCAAGGAGATTGGGGGTTTCTTTACAAGAGCTTGGAGAATTGGCAGCTAAGGGAGATTGGAGAAAGATAAAGATGAACAGCTACTGTATAGTCTTTGGTATTCAGGATTTAGTTACTGCATTAGCTGAAGGAGCTAAGGCTGAAGATGTTGCTGCAGCAGCAGCTCACTCAGTAGCTGAACAAGTGTTTGAGCAACAATTACAAGAGGTTGATGTTAGAGACCCAGTTATATTGGTTGGAGGAAGTAGTTTGTTGAAAGGTTTAGTTATAGCTATGGAAGAAGTTTTAGGAAGAAAGATTATTGTCCCAAGATACTCCCAGTTAATTGGAGCTGTTGGAGCAGCTTTATTATCATCTGGATATAGATACAAGAAGATGAAGGCATAA
- a CDS encoding ATP-binding protein encodes MKFFDREREINEILHILNREPDDIYFIYGPLNSGKTALIKHIIENKLSDDYKVFYINFRTYLISEKREFIEAIFTTKKDDFFEKIKDKDEVLNLITKGVRILTGIPIPEVEFDKLFEEKINDAFQYLNSLLLEVKKSGKKPILIFDELQMIKDVVLNTENQRFSAFPSLRFGNGQKYLLKELFQFLVSLTKEQHLCHVFCLSSDSLFIEYVYSTGELEGRAKYLLVDDFDKETALKFMDFLAVENNINLTNEDKELIYSYVGGKPKDIKYVVEESKFKDLREILEFMLKDAVQKLDMFLDMLNYSKPKVDVGDEVIEIKKDNVIEALKLFKDEYEVSKKHIPVPVYTYLIKRNILFLNPIEGILKPQSYLVWNAIKRLL; translated from the coding sequence ATGAAATTTTTTGATAGAGAGAGGGAGATTAATGAAATTCTCCATATTTTAAATAGAGAGCCAGATGATATTTATTTTATCTATGGCCCTTTAAATAGTGGTAAAACTGCCTTAATAAAACACATCATTGAAAACAAACTAAGTGATGATTATAAGGTTTTTTATATTAATTTTAGGACTTATTTAATTTCAGAAAAGAGGGAATTTATTGAAGCTATCTTTACCACTAAAAAAGATGATTTCTTTGAGAAGATTAAGGATAAGGATGAGGTTTTGAATCTAATAACCAAGGGTGTTAGGATTTTAACTGGAATTCCAATACCAGAGGTAGAGTTTGATAAACTATTTGAGGAGAAGATAAACGATGCCTTCCAATACTTAAACAGCTTATTGTTAGAGGTTAAAAAGAGTGGGAAAAAGCCAATATTAATTTTTGATGAACTTCAGATGATTAAAGATGTTGTATTGAACACTGAAAATCAAAGATTTTCAGCGTTTCCTTCGCTTCGCTTCGGAAATGGGCAGAAGTATTTATTAAAAGAGTTGTTTCAGTTTTTAGTCTCTCTAACTAAAGAACAACATCTATGCCATGTTTTTTGTCTAAGTTCAGATAGCTTATTTATTGAATACGTTTATAGCACTGGAGAGTTAGAGGGAAGGGCAAAATATCTATTAGTGGATGATTTTGACAAGGAAACTGCCTTAAAGTTTATGGATTTCTTAGCAGTGGAGAATAATATTAACCTAACTAACGAAGATAAAGAGCTTATCTATAGCTATGTTGGTGGAAAGCCAAAAGACATAAAATACGTTGTTGAAGAAAGCAAATTTAAGGATTTAAGAGAGATTTTAGAGTTTATGCTAAAAGATGCAGTTCAAAAATTGGACATGTTTTTGGACATGCTGAATTATTCAAAACCAAAGGTAGATGTTGGTGATGAAGTTATAGAGATTAAAAAAGATAATGTTATTGAAGCTTTAAAGTTATTTAAGGATGAGTATGAGGTTAGTAAAAAACATATCCCGGTGCCAGTTTATACTTATCTGATTAAAAGGAATATCTTATTTTTAAATCCCATTGAAGGGATTTTAAAACCTCAAAGTTATTTAGTTTGGAATGCTATAAAAAGGTTATTATGA
- a CDS encoding methanogenesis marker 17 protein has translation MAEIVVHCEDKAGKEIYTKVIQTALEDLLLGKSIIRVEFIAKEKEPYFILGVLPKHTRRAIKLRDFAEIVEQKKEGGKIIYKLKITDETYLPHLLKKIHVIDQPSRFEVVTDSDIDLDMEVYDAGKDFIDKVMDFMGRVFPEGMRIKNTYIDKAIVCIASERPLKDEEIEEALKLKDKLEKMNTAGYY, from the coding sequence ATGGCTGAAATAGTTGTCCATTGTGAAGATAAAGCCGGGAAGGAGATTTATACAAAGGTCATACAAACAGCGTTGGAAGATTTGCTTTTAGGAAAATCAATAATTAGGGTTGAATTTATTGCTAAAGAGAAAGAACCTTATTTTATATTAGGGGTTTTACCAAAACATACAAGAAGAGCTATTAAGTTGAGAGATTTTGCTGAAATTGTAGAGCAAAAAAAAGAAGGTGGTAAAATAATATACAAGCTAAAAATCACTGATGAGACATATCTCCCACATCTGTTAAAAAAGATACACGTCATAGACCAGCCATCAAGGTTTGAGGTTGTTACAGATTCAGATATTGATTTAGATATGGAAGTTTATGATGCAGGTAAGGATTTCATAGATAAGGTTATGGATTTTATGGGTAGGGTGTTTCCAGAGGGTATGAGGATTAAAAATACCTATATAGACAAAGCCATTGTTTGTATTGCTTCAGAAAGACCATTGAAGGATGAGGAGATAGAAGAGGCATTAAAATTAAAGGATAAGTTAGAGAAGATGAATACTGCTGGTTATTATTAA
- a CDS encoding DUF5673 domain-containing protein — protein sequence MNSYGVILISYVGLIKLALAGILCYGIYLAIKSEKNLIKDALFVYKDNNFNVFGKKYALMIFLAFGFPIFFIGSFLYLFWEKLPEGFRFSLTFAITFFVLFIFGLLFVKYKIRVCKNGIYVGFRFITWKGFEGYKIENNKIILIGKKGVTYPVHLKYSKELEDIIKNYLKKI from the coding sequence ATGAACTCCTATGGAGTAATTCTTATATCGTACGTTGGGTTAATCAAGCTTGCATTAGCTGGGATTTTGTGTTATGGGATTTATTTAGCAATAAAATCAGAAAAGAATTTAATAAAAGATGCTTTATTTGTCTATAAGGATAACAACTTTAACGTATTTGGGAAAAAATATGCTTTAATGATTTTTTTAGCTTTTGGGTTTCCTATATTTTTTATTGGAAGTTTTCTGTATTTATTCTGGGAAAAACTGCCAGAAGGTTTTAGATTTTCTTTAACATTTGCCATAACATTTTTCGTTTTGTTTATCTTTGGTTTGTTGTTTGTAAAATACAAAATCCGTGTTTGCAAGAATGGGATATATGTAGGATTTAGATTTATAACATGGAAAGGTTTTGAAGGTTATAAGATAGAAAATAACAAAATCATACTCATTGGGAAGAAAGGAGTTACTTATCCAGTGCATTTAAAATATAGCAAAGAACTTGAGGATATAATAAAGAACTATTTAAAAAAGATTTAG
- a CDS encoding radical SAM protein, with translation MIVLRNEICDKLENIAKILKFVRHCIGCEGINLEIENPQHHPSIELTQKCNLNCIYCYSRLKTVKRGIYGNLEEAETVTISQYGEPLLDLEGVKKAIEFCKDLGLRVDLQTNGTLLNEEIIKELKDLGLDLIMISLSSFSREKYKLLTGKDYFNRVLNNIKIASKYLHTIVRSIYIPGFNDNELLNLAKELNNYADEIMVHQLISYKENENLLKNAGIDLNNLGRIRDLLLIVDEMQKNAPKINVTIKGCLLVQLKEMDGFILNNITYDVFSEVPDIKREHRPLPW, from the coding sequence ATGATAGTTTTAAGAAATGAGATTTGCGATAAATTGGAAAATATAGCTAAGATTTTAAAATTTGTTAGACATTGCATTGGCTGTGAAGGCATAAACTTAGAGATAGAAAATCCTCAACATCATCCCTCAATAGAATTAACACAAAAATGCAATTTGAACTGTATATATTGCTACTCAAGGCTAAAAACTGTAAAAAGAGGAATTTATGGAAACTTAGAAGAGGCTGAGACAGTTACTATATCCCAATATGGAGAGCCGTTGTTGGATTTAGAAGGTGTTAAAAAAGCTATAGAGTTTTGTAAAGATTTGGGGCTTAGAGTTGATTTACAGACAAATGGAACTTTGTTAAATGAAGAGATTATTAAAGAGCTTAAAGATTTGGGATTAGACTTAATAATGATTAGTTTGAGCTCTTTTAGTAGAGAGAAGTATAAACTATTAACTGGAAAAGATTATTTTAATAGAGTTTTAAATAATATAAAAATTGCCTCAAAGTATTTACACACAATTGTTAGGTCTATTTATATTCCAGGATTTAATGATAATGAGCTTTTAAATTTAGCTAAAGAACTCAACAACTACGCTGATGAGATTATGGTTCATCAACTCATCTCATACAAAGAGAATGAAAATCTCTTAAAAAATGCTGGAATAGATTTGAATAACTTGGGAAGAATTAGAGATTTACTGCTAATAGTTGATGAGATGCAAAAAAACGCTCCTAAAATTAATGTTACCATTAAAGGATGCCTATTGGTTCAATTAAAGGAAATGGATGGTTTTATATTAAACAATATAACCTATGATGTATTCTCGGAAGTTCCAGATATTAAAAGAGAACATAGGCCTTTACCATGGTGA
- a CDS encoding DUF366 family protein: protein MDFEVYDTEYMSIIFVKDRLDYTGKEIEPLWAFKTFDIQKDSIVVFRGRMEVTTENMKDLKDIKREKDIKTPIKSEDAINFVVEHFDVIDLKTIYLRQRLLVFIAKEVIESYNIKLKRDGDDLYFEDKKLSVCIACKGTVSAKIHLGINVKSKGAEHVKIIGLEDLGIKDIDKVMREIAINYAKEIDKIERDLRKTLPLI from the coding sequence ATGGATTTTGAAGTTTATGATACTGAATATATGTCTATAATCTTTGTTAAGGATAGATTAGACTACACTGGAAAAGAGATAGAACCATTATGGGCATTTAAAACCTTTGACATTCAAAAAGATAGCATAGTTGTTTTTAGAGGTAGAATGGAAGTTACTACAGAGAATATGAAGGATTTAAAAGATATTAAGAGAGAGAAAGATATTAAAACCCCAATAAAATCAGAGGATGCCATAAATTTTGTTGTAGAGCATTTTGATGTCATTGATTTAAAGACAATATATTTAAGGCAGAGATTACTGGTTTTTATAGCTAAGGAAGTGATTGAGAGCTATAATATAAAGCTAAAAAGAGATGGGGATGATTTATACTTTGAGGACAAAAAATTATCTGTTTGTATTGCATGTAAAGGAACTGTTTCCGCAAAAATTCATTTGGGGATAAATGTCAAATCAAAAGGGGCTGAGCATGTTAAAATTATTGGATTGGAAGATTTAGGAATAAAAGATATAGATAAAGTTATGAGAGAAATAGCTATTAATTATGCCAAGGAGATAGACAAGATTGAGAGAGATTTGAGAAAGACATTGCCGTTAATTTAA
- a CDS encoding M24 family metallopeptidase: MNNRIERFLKYMESEGIKKAVILKKENINYFLGKYFMSFSVLVFEEQPYLYVGKLDKDYAEEHFNFLEIREFKSWEEIFKGCDGVEKELSIGYLKYIDKEYKIISDKIKEMRMIKDKEEIKLIKKAAEISDKAINWVLNNLDEVKNLTEYELVAEIEYIMKKHGSIKPAFDSIVVSGKKTSFPHALPTKDKIADILLVDIGAVYEGYCSDITRTFLLKDDEEMKKIYNLVYEAKKVAEEHLKEGISAKQIDNIVREFFNDYKELFIHSLGHGVGLEVHEEPRLSNKLKDDEDIILKEGMVVTIEPGLYLKDKFGVRIEDLYLVKKNGFEKLSKAEISEY; this comes from the coding sequence ATGAACAATAGGATAGAGAGGTTTTTAAAGTATATGGAAAGTGAAGGTATAAAAAAGGCTGTGATTTTAAAGAAAGAGAATATAAACTACTTCTTAGGTAAATACTTTATGAGCTTTTCTGTTTTAGTTTTTGAAGAACAGCCATATTTATACGTTGGAAAGCTTGACAAAGATTATGCTGAAGAGCATTTTAATTTTTTAGAGATTAGAGAGTTTAAAAGCTGGGAAGAGATATTTAAAGGATGCGATGGAGTTGAAAAAGAATTATCAATTGGTTATTTAAAATACATTGATAAAGAGTATAAGATAATCTCTGACAAAATCAAAGAGATGAGGATGATTAAAGATAAAGAGGAGATAAAACTAATTAAAAAAGCTGCTGAGATTAGTGATAAAGCTATAAATTGGGTTTTAAATAATTTAGATGAAGTTAAAAATCTAACAGAGTATGAGTTGGTTGCTGAGATTGAATATATTATGAAAAAACATGGTTCAATAAAGCCGGCATTTGATTCTATCGTTGTTTCTGGTAAAAAAACTTCATTCCCTCACGCTTTACCTACAAAAGATAAGATTGCAGATATTTTATTAGTTGATATTGGAGCAGTTTATGAGGGCTACTGTTCAGACATAACAAGGACGTTTTTATTAAAAGACGATGAAGAGATGAAAAAAATTTATAACTTAGTCTATGAAGCAAAAAAAGTTGCTGAAGAGCATTTAAAGGAAGGAATTTCAGCTAAACAAATTGATAACATAGTTAGAGAGTTCTTCAATGATTATAAAGAGCTATTTATTCACTCTTTGGGGCATGGCGTTGGATTGGAGGTTCATGAAGAGCCAAGGCTATCAAACAAATTGAAAGATGATGAGGATATTATTTTAAAAGAGGGCATGGTTGTAACCATTGAGCCGGGCTTATATTTAAAAGACAAGTTTGGTGTGAGAATAGAAGATTTATATTTAGTTAAAAAGAATGGATTTGAAAAGTTAAGTAAAGCAGAGATTTCAGAATATTAA
- a CDS encoding chorismate--pyruvate lyase family protein has product MIIYKEIAKLNKTFPLLNEEKILLGTDGSVTNILEILFEGECRVETINQKIVANTNYREVILKVNNIPLVYAVSKTPFKNIEEENLREEIKRDLLSADIPIGKIIRKHNLETRREIKYIGIAEIDDYLKSLLKTNYSRLPKRTYNIIYKNKVLMEITEIFAVRGKLVKNTYSID; this is encoded by the coding sequence ATGATTATTTATAAAGAAATAGCTAAGCTAAATAAAACATTTCCTTTATTGAATGAGGAAAAGATACTCTTAGGAACTGACGGAAGTGTAACAAACATCTTAGAAATTTTATTTGAAGGGGAGTGTAGAGTAGAGACAATTAACCAAAAAATTGTTGCTAACACAAACTATAGAGAGGTTATTCTCAAAGTCAATAATATACCTTTAGTTTATGCAGTATCAAAAACACCATTTAAAAATATTGAGGAAGAGAACCTTAGAGAGGAGATAAAGAGAGATTTACTATCTGCAGATATTCCCATAGGTAAAATTATAAGAAAACACAACTTAGAAACAAGGAGAGAGATTAAATATATAGGAATTGCTGAAATTGATGATTATTTAAAATCACTTTTAAAAACAAATTATAGTAGATTACCAAAAAGAACATATAATATAATATATAAAAATAAAGTATTGATGGAAATTACTGAGATATTTGCCGTTAGAGGAAAGTTAGTAAAAAATACTTACAGTATAGATTAA